The following are from one region of the Escherichia sp. E4742 genome:
- the ssb gene encoding single-stranded DNA-binding protein, which translates to MASRGINKVILIGHLGQDPELRYFPNGGGAVANLTLATSESWRDKQSGEMKEQTEWHRVVIFGKLAEIAGEYLRKGSQVYIEGQLRTRKWFDQQNGVDRYSTEVVVSVNGTLQMLGSPRQQGSGVAPAHSGQGTAGAPAGNSPSPASGNGGGMPMDFDDDIPFSGPGYGAERRIIHAM; encoded by the coding sequence ATGGCGTCACGCGGTATTAATAAGGTGATACTGATTGGACATCTTGGACAGGACCCGGAACTCCGTTACTTCCCCAATGGCGGCGGAGCTGTGGCGAACCTGACCCTGGCCACCAGTGAATCCTGGCGTGATAAACAGAGCGGTGAAATGAAGGAGCAGACCGAGTGGCACCGCGTGGTGATTTTCGGAAAACTGGCGGAGATTGCCGGTGAATACCTGCGCAAGGGTTCACAGGTATACATCGAGGGCCAGTTAAGGACCCGGAAATGGTTCGATCAGCAGAATGGTGTTGATCGCTATTCGACGGAGGTGGTGGTGAGTGTCAACGGCACCCTGCAGATGCTGGGCTCTCCGCGCCAGCAGGGCAGCGGTGTCGCACCCGCACACAGCGGTCAGGGAACTGCCGGTGCACCGGCGGGTAACTCACCGTCACCGGCTTCCGGGAACGGCGGGGGAATGCCGATGGATTTTGACGACGACATTCCCTTCAGTGGACCGGGATATGGCGCTGAACGGCGGATTATCCATGCCATGTAA
- a CDS encoding STY4534 family ICE replication protein: MSVNTAKTEYFNLTLKGLGYLSNVRQVNHQNGSFLSCVVNALSGPTDSPSYVRFDVTVAGKEATALIARCQKAVDEDRKVLLGFTLSNLSTDIFTLNKGEHAGEQRVSLKARLIKVDWIKIGQEMVYKAEKSDSQPPQNGTMQQQYAENSF, encoded by the coding sequence ATGTCTGTAAATACTGCCAAAACTGAATACTTTAATCTGACCCTGAAAGGTCTGGGGTATCTCAGTAATGTACGTCAGGTGAATCACCAGAACGGCTCGTTTCTCAGCTGTGTGGTGAATGCGCTGAGCGGACCCACGGACAGCCCGTCCTACGTCCGTTTTGATGTCACGGTTGCCGGTAAAGAGGCGACCGCCCTGATTGCCCGCTGCCAGAAGGCGGTGGATGAAGATCGCAAGGTGCTGCTTGGCTTCACGCTGAGCAACCTGTCCACTGACATCTTCACCCTGAACAAGGGAGAGCATGCCGGTGAACAACGCGTCAGCCTGAAGGCCCGCCTGATCAAGGTGGACTGGATCAAGATAGGCCAGGAGATGGTTTATAAGGCTGAAAAATCAGACTCCCAGCCGCCGCAAAACGGCACCATGCAACAGCAATACGCAGAAAACTCTTTCTGA
- a CDS encoding DNA topoisomerase III, translating to MQLYLCEKPSQARDIARVLGLSGRGEGCIEGDTVTVTWAVGHLLELAAPEAYGEQFGVPWRMESLPVLPENWQMTVKPQTKSQFTVISRLLKRASEVVIATDADREGEVIARELLTYCRYRGPVRRLWLSALDEASVREALANILPGEQTARLYDAGLARGQADWLIGMNLTRLYTLKARASGIPDVLSVGRVQTPTLAMVVRRDQEIAGFVPRPWWQVFVGLEKDGIRFRAVWVAAEQYCDEEKRCVNVQAARAVLQLCQQTPSAVVHEVTRKREKTPAPLCFSLGTLQEACSRKFGMGAQTVLNIAQSLYETHKATTYPRTDCGYLPESMQQESREVLAAMARSDPALTPVLAQLDPGFVSRIWNDKKITAHHAIIPTRQVFDIRALSEDELKVYLLIRQHYLAQFLPLQESDITDATLTLGGQRFRARGKVNVVTGWRGLFSGEAAEAAEGEDEQTTEMALPAFERGELCRISGSELKDRMTSPPAPFTEGTLIAAMKNAASQVSDPKLKKVLRENAGLGTEATRAGVLEVLFARQYLEKSGKHIRSTQRGRELTAALPEALTSPGMTALWEQALDDIAQGRMSLDTFMGKQQQWVRHLVSSGREQPFSMTVPVTPPCPLCQGPTRQRKGKHGLFLSCQRYPECKGVVNTQKKAGRRKKSGKTKTE from the coding sequence ATGCAACTTTACTTGTGTGAAAAACCGTCACAGGCGCGGGATATTGCCCGGGTGCTGGGGCTTAGTGGGCGGGGAGAGGGCTGTATTGAAGGTGATACTGTCACGGTCACCTGGGCTGTGGGGCATCTGCTGGAGCTGGCCGCCCCGGAAGCGTACGGGGAGCAGTTCGGGGTTCCCTGGCGTATGGAGTCACTTCCCGTTCTGCCTGAAAACTGGCAGATGACGGTTAAACCGCAGACGAAATCCCAGTTTACGGTGATCAGCCGCCTGCTGAAGCGTGCGTCTGAAGTGGTGATTGCCACGGATGCGGACAGGGAAGGGGAAGTCATCGCCCGGGAGCTGCTGACGTACTGCCGGTACCGTGGGCCAGTCCGCCGGCTGTGGCTGTCCGCCCTGGATGAGGCCAGCGTCCGGGAGGCGCTGGCAAACATTCTGCCTGGTGAGCAGACGGCCCGTCTGTATGATGCCGGCCTGGCCCGTGGTCAGGCTGACTGGTTGATCGGGATGAACCTGACGCGCCTGTATACCCTTAAAGCCCGGGCGTCGGGGATCCCGGATGTGTTATCCGTCGGAAGGGTACAGACGCCGACACTTGCCATGGTGGTCAGACGGGATCAGGAGATTGCCGGTTTTGTGCCACGGCCCTGGTGGCAGGTGTTTGTCGGACTGGAGAAAGACGGGATCCGGTTCCGGGCCGTCTGGGTGGCGGCAGAGCAGTACTGCGATGAAGAGAAACGGTGCGTGAACGTTCAGGCGGCCCGGGCCGTTCTTCAGTTGTGTCAGCAGACACCGTCAGCGGTGGTGCATGAGGTGACCCGGAAGCGTGAAAAAACACCGGCTCCGCTCTGTTTTTCGCTGGGGACACTGCAGGAAGCCTGCTCCCGGAAATTTGGTATGGGGGCGCAGACTGTGCTGAATATCGCGCAGTCTCTGTATGAGACACACAAGGCCACGACGTATCCCCGGACGGACTGTGGCTATCTGCCTGAATCCATGCAACAGGAAAGCCGGGAGGTACTGGCGGCGATGGCGCGTTCAGATCCGGCCCTGACGCCGGTTCTGGCACAGCTCGATCCCGGTTTTGTTTCACGTATCTGGAATGACAAAAAAATTACGGCACACCATGCCATCATCCCGACCCGGCAGGTCTTTGATATCAGGGCACTGAGTGAAGATGAGCTGAAGGTGTATCTGCTCATTCGCCAGCATTATCTGGCCCAGTTTCTGCCCCTGCAGGAGTCTGATATTACCGATGCAACACTGACACTCGGTGGGCAACGGTTCAGGGCCCGCGGGAAAGTGAATGTGGTGACGGGCTGGCGAGGCCTGTTTTCCGGGGAGGCTGCAGAAGCTGCTGAAGGCGAAGATGAACAGACGACGGAAATGGCGTTGCCGGCGTTTGAACGGGGAGAGCTCTGCCGGATTAGCGGTTCAGAACTCAAGGATCGGATGACGTCACCTCCGGCACCTTTTACGGAAGGAACCCTGATTGCCGCCATGAAGAATGCTGCCAGTCAGGTCAGCGACCCGAAGCTGAAAAAAGTGCTGAGGGAGAATGCCGGTCTGGGGACGGAGGCCACGCGGGCCGGCGTGCTGGAGGTGTTATTTGCCCGGCAGTATCTGGAGAAGAGCGGGAAGCATATCCGGTCAACGCAACGGGGCAGGGAGCTGACGGCCGCCCTGCCGGAAGCCCTGACCAGCCCGGGCATGACGGCGCTGTGGGAGCAGGCTCTGGATGATATTGCACAGGGCAGAATGTCACTGGATACCTTTATGGGCAAACAGCAGCAGTGGGTGCGTCATCTGGTCTCATCCGGGCGGGAACAGCCCTTCAGTATGACGGTTCCGGTGACGCCGCCGTGCCCGCTTTGTCAGGGGCCGACCCGGCAGCGAAAGGGAAAGCACGGGCTGTTCCTGAGCTGTCAGCGGTATCCTGAGTGTAAGGGGGTGGTGAACACGCAGAAAAAGGCCGGGCGGCGAAAAAAATCGGGAAAAACTAAAACGGAGTAA
- a CDS encoding PFL_4669 family integrating conjugative element protein yields MSEDKQDQKDIRAGALQSSLSILLHTHYAIRLWEGRLPGQKAGNVPRIMSMPQAIKRAGGIYRDSLADNPYADEAMWKVENAINAASEKVHALVGWLEQVLCAVPANITMTDVVSRSPLNIGVYSSSPLGYRCVWLLVGYDQMALKAFQASHFGLISRQKRDELLSHGGYLIRKIYGILRGYYAIPVTRQDLEEKTPAGEQAMARLGLPDAEIMNGQLRSSFSPPLKKKKNK; encoded by the coding sequence ATGAGTGAAGATAAACAGGACCAGAAGGATATCCGGGCTGGCGCACTGCAGTCCTCGTTGTCTATTCTGTTACACACCCATTATGCCATCCGTCTTTGGGAAGGGCGTTTACCCGGACAAAAGGCCGGGAATGTGCCCCGGATTATGAGTATGCCGCAGGCGATAAAACGTGCCGGGGGGATTTACCGGGATTCACTGGCGGATAATCCCTATGCCGATGAAGCGATGTGGAAGGTGGAAAATGCAATTAATGCTGCCAGTGAAAAAGTACATGCTCTGGTTGGCTGGCTGGAGCAGGTTCTGTGTGCCGTGCCGGCGAATATTACCATGACTGATGTTGTATCCCGTTCTCCATTAAATATCGGGGTTTACAGTAGTTCTCCGCTGGGGTATCGCTGTGTCTGGCTGCTTGTGGGATATGATCAAATGGCTCTGAAAGCGTTTCAGGCATCCCACTTTGGCCTGATTTCCCGGCAGAAACGGGACGAGTTACTCTCACATGGCGGGTATCTTATCCGGAAAATTTACGGCATTTTAAGGGGTTATTATGCCATCCCTGTCACACGACAGGATCTTGAAGAAAAAACACCAGCGGGAGAACAGGCGATGGCACGCCTGGGGCTCCCTGATGCTGAGATTATGAATGGGCAGTTGCGATCATCATTTTCTCCTCCGCTGAAGAAAAAGAAGAATAAATAG
- a CDS encoding MipA/OmpV family protein: MTKIKILALSMLAAISVNSAYAESTLTLGAGVGAIKHPYKGYDSRAYLVPAVSYDGDNFWFRGLGGGYYLWNDAADTLSVMAYWLPMYFHPDDSNHYQLRQLDKRKSTMMAGISWSHHTAYGFLRTSLAADVLDNSNGVVGDVAWLYRYVNGGFTLTPGIGVEWSSQKQNDYYYGVSRRESARSGLERYKADNGWAPYLEVSASYNFIGNWSVYGSARYSRLSDEVKNSPMVDRSWDGLFSSGITYRF; this comes from the coding sequence ATGACCAAAATTAAAATTCTGGCACTCAGTATGCTGGCAGCCATATCTGTAAATAGCGCTTATGCTGAAAGCACTCTGACTCTGGGGGCTGGTGTGGGGGCGATTAAGCATCCTTACAAAGGCTACGACTCCAGGGCTTATCTTGTCCCCGCAGTGTCTTATGACGGCGACAACTTCTGGTTCCGTGGTCTGGGCGGTGGGTATTATCTGTGGAACGATGCGGCAGATACTCTGTCGGTGATGGCCTACTGGTTGCCGATGTATTTTCATCCGGATGACAGTAATCACTATCAGTTACGTCAGCTGGATAAACGTAAAAGCACGATGATGGCAGGGATATCATGGTCCCACCATACGGCGTATGGTTTTCTGCGAACGAGTCTGGCAGCGGATGTCCTGGACAACAGTAATGGTGTTGTCGGTGACGTGGCGTGGTTATATCGTTATGTGAATGGCGGATTTACGCTGACGCCCGGTATTGGTGTGGAGTGGAGCAGCCAGAAACAGAATGATTATTACTATGGTGTATCGCGTCGTGAATCTGCGCGCAGTGGCCTGGAGCGGTATAAAGCGGATAATGGCTGGGCACCCTACCTGGAAGTCAGTGCCAGTTACAATTTTATTGGTAACTGGAGTGTGTATGGATCCGCACGTTACAGCCGCTTATCTGATGAGGTCAAAAACTCCCCCATGGTGGACAGGTCATGGGACGGGCTGTTTTCCTCCGGGATCACTTATCGTTTCTGA